The following proteins are encoded in a genomic region of Reichenbachiella sp.:
- a CDS encoding potassium channel family protein, with translation MVASFAVDYYCLMSCMPNSFLLAQAITDPLTLAFDFLYFSIVTFATIGYGDIVPLVWEAKLLVLLEIISSFIMITFVISNLRKINNTTPNKN, from the coding sequence ATGGTTGCATCGTTTGCAGTGGATTACTATTGTCTTATGAGTTGCATGCCTAACTCATTTTTACTGGCGCAAGCCATCACAGACCCCCTCACACTCGCCTTTGACTTCTTATACTTTAGTATCGTCACCTTTGCAACAATTGGATATGGCGACATTGTGCCCTTAGTATGGGAAGCTAAACTGCTCGTGCTATTAGAGATCATATCCAGTTTTATCATGATCACATTTGTGATTTCCAATTTGCGTAAAATCAACAATACAACACCGAATAAAAACTAA
- a CDS encoding DUF3347 domain-containing protein has product MKKQIMMIAALFVALGAYAQHDHSQKEGSKMDHSMHAGMTPESGQVMTYDTPSEFRNQLGEVYKTSLVLTENFITGEGNDISNTSAQVKEILKKVDMNLLKSSEAHMDWMMNLKEMNSALETISNTAETKTQKTAYASFNQALYKSVKAFGTTESTIYYQHCPMALDNQGAFWLSNSKEIRNPYFGGSMLTCGSTKEMLN; this is encoded by the coding sequence ATGAAAAAACAGATAATGATGATAGCTGCCCTCTTTGTAGCATTGGGGGCATATGCACAACATGACCATAGCCAAAAAGAAGGCTCAAAAATGGATCATTCTATGCATGCTGGAATGACCCCAGAGAGTGGTCAGGTCATGACTTATGATACTCCTTCAGAATTTCGGAATCAACTCGGTGAGGTTTACAAAACCTCACTAGTATTGACAGAAAACTTTATAACCGGTGAGGGAAATGATATATCCAACACCAGTGCACAGGTAAAGGAAATTCTGAAAAAAGTAGATATGAATCTGCTCAAAAGCTCCGAGGCGCACATGGACTGGATGATGAATTTGAAGGAAATGAACAGTGCATTGGAAACTATCTCCAATACTGCTGAGACCAAAACGCAGAAAACAGCCTACGCCTCTTTTAATCAGGCACTTTACAAAAGTGTTAAAGCTTTTGGTACGACTGAAAGCACTATTTACTATCAACATTGCCCTATGGCATTAGATAACCAGGGAGCCTTTTGGCTTAGCAATAGTAAAGAGATCCGAAACCCTTATTTCGGCGGTAGCATGCTGACATGCGGAAGTACGAAAGAGATGCTCAATTAA
- a CDS encoding DUF302 domain-containing protein, translated as MGACNPPYAYKVLKSEGFIGLMLPCNVIVKQEADHIDIAAVDPLTSMQAVENENLEIIALEIRNKLENVISNV; from the coding sequence TTGGGTGCTTGCAATCCGCCTTATGCGTACAAAGTACTCAAATCAGAGGGTTTTATAGGGTTAATGCTCCCATGCAATGTAATAGTCAAACAAGAGGCAGATCATATTGATATTGCGGCAGTGGATCCACTTACTTCAATGCAGGCAGTAGAGAATGAAAACTTGGAGATAATAGCGCTGGAAATTAGAAATAAGCTAGAGAATGTGATTAGCAACGTCTAA
- a CDS encoding DUF302 domain-containing protein yields MKYYINKSVKGLSFEQAIDKVTKALKDEGFGILTEIDIKATLKNKLDVDFRPYIFWVLAIRLMRTKYSNQRVL; encoded by the coding sequence ATGAAATACTACATAAACAAATCAGTAAAAGGCTTGTCATTTGAGCAAGCAATTGACAAGGTTACCAAAGCGCTGAAAGATGAAGGCTTTGGTATCTTAACAGAAATAGATATAAAGGCTACCTTGAAAAACAAATTAGATGTGGATTTTAGGCCTTACATATTTTGGGTGCTTGCAATCCGCCTTATGCGTACAAAGTACTCAAATCAGAGGGTTTTATAG